A window of Halodesulfovibrio aestuarii DSM 17919 = ATCC 29578 contains these coding sequences:
- a CDS encoding HAMP domain-containing sensor histidine kinase gives MLLKSISAKLTATFLLILALSLATYIILFSVTMHRDAERSILRSLPIISTLLNTKFAALSSIPCRDATETKKEISRILPSIQQTLQAEYLWVVTPTGIIVTDPDKIIPEHTLLSLKTRNDGIQQAFFNSRKTGELLALIFPISLWNGKGKVVIIQQKTWPSHKILIDFLVPTAGTGLLLGLIVLPLIARTLRPLKELEAKVINFATGDLSERVIPVDDDEIGRLSRTFNSMADNLEQMTRFRHELTANISHELRSPLTRIQMAEELAYISCKQQNYDDAIRHLNSVRSEVAELDELIEEILKLSKIELNAPTGAFGVCNLTNTVQQLIHRSAPIIERKQLTLQTDYSYDCVITCNYPMVNLAISNLIANALKFSPEKGLIRVATVSNPRTVSVEVVNSFYRTLTSSELVGIFEPFARAEGENIPGTGLGLAFVSKIAEQHEGSASAANCTDGILFTFTLPRILTSET, from the coding sequence ATGCTACTTAAATCTATATCTGCTAAGCTGACCGCAACGTTTCTTTTGATTCTTGCGCTCAGTTTGGCAACCTACATCATCCTGTTCTCTGTAACAATGCACCGAGACGCAGAACGGTCTATACTCCGTTCTCTCCCGATAATTTCGACACTTCTCAATACAAAATTTGCGGCTCTCAGCAGTATCCCGTGCCGTGATGCTACTGAAACAAAAAAAGAAATTTCGCGTATTCTTCCCAGCATACAACAAACCCTTCAAGCCGAATATCTCTGGGTTGTCACCCCCACCGGGATCATTGTCACTGATCCGGACAAGATTATCCCTGAACACACGCTCTTATCGTTAAAAACACGTAACGATGGCATCCAACAAGCGTTTTTCAATTCCCGCAAGACGGGAGAGCTACTAGCACTCATCTTTCCAATTTCATTATGGAACGGCAAGGGAAAAGTAGTTATTATCCAACAGAAGACATGGCCATCACACAAAATTCTTATCGATTTTCTGGTGCCGACTGCGGGAACAGGCCTTCTTCTTGGGCTGATCGTACTTCCACTGATTGCGCGGACACTACGCCCACTTAAAGAATTAGAAGCAAAAGTCATTAACTTTGCCACCGGTGATCTTTCTGAACGCGTTATACCAGTTGATGATGACGAGATTGGCCGTCTGTCCAGAACATTTAACAGTATGGCAGACAACCTCGAGCAGATGACTCGCTTCCGTCATGAACTCACCGCAAACATATCGCACGAGCTACGAAGTCCTCTTACCCGAATTCAGATGGCGGAAGAACTCGCCTATATTAGTTGTAAGCAGCAAAATTACGATGATGCCATACGGCATTTAAATTCTGTACGGAGCGAAGTCGCAGAGCTGGATGAGCTTATTGAAGAAATTTTGAAGCTATCAAAAATAGAACTAAATGCACCGACAGGGGCATTTGGTGTATGCAATCTTACCAATACTGTACAACAGCTCATACATAGAAGTGCTCCAATTATTGAAAGAAAGCAGTTAACATTGCAAACTGACTATTCCTACGATTGTGTCATTACCTGTAACTACCCAATGGTTAACCTTGCTATCAGCAACCTGATAGCAAACGCACTCAAGTTTTCACCAGAAAAAGGGCTTATTCGAGTCGCGACAGTATCCAACCCCAGAACTGTCAGTGTAGAAGTCGTTAACTCATTCTACCGTACTCTAACGTCTTCTGAGCTTGTTGGCATCTTCGAACCCTTTGCCCGTGCTGAAGGCGAAAATATTCCCGGAACAGGTCTCGGGCTTGCTTTTGTTTCAAAAATCGCTGAGCAACATGAAGGTTCAGCAAGCGCTGCAAACTGTACAGACGGCATACTGTTTACCTTCACCCTCCCGCGCATTCTGACATCAGAGACTTAG
- a CDS encoding TolC family outer membrane protein — translation MRRMYALLVMTAVLFVCVSVASAEISLKDSVLATLQTYPRIAALESESKAAKQDNISAWGGYLPDVNATGSYGPTQHDSATTRSEGRKNEWRGAFDGSVSISQLIYDGRYTQSRVERTDAAFKSSQSQILDAGERFGLDAVIAHLTVIRNKALVELAEENAQQYRDILASMQELVDAGGGSIADLTLTQGRLARALATLATQRSEMEIAIAQYKRLTGMEPEGLEDVEVPEAAPVDIETAIMRMQSENPRLDTRKYEVDVAQGLVDERKSNYYPKITGEGSYRYTEDMQGVDDYTTDFRLAVVGRWNLFNGGSDLAATRAAIARKVAAKEDYRDTTDDLYRQVVATWSEQKAAYEQVEQYNRAVGFNLETRDVYAQQFTVGQRTLLDVLDAENELFVTRGRLVTAKVNVLIASYRLLALGGGLVSSFGLEATDYVSMAE, via the coding sequence ATGAGAAGAATGTACGCGTTGTTAGTAATGACTGCGGTACTGTTTGTGTGTGTGAGCGTTGCTTCAGCCGAGATCTCGTTGAAAGATAGTGTACTTGCAACATTGCAAACATACCCGCGTATTGCTGCGTTGGAAAGCGAAAGTAAAGCTGCAAAGCAAGATAATATATCGGCATGGGGAGGCTATCTTCCAGATGTTAATGCGACAGGTTCGTATGGGCCGACACAGCATGACAGCGCTACTACTCGTAGTGAGGGAAGGAAGAATGAATGGCGTGGAGCATTTGATGGCTCTGTTTCAATCTCTCAGCTCATCTACGATGGCCGCTATACGCAGAGCCGTGTTGAGCGTACCGACGCTGCATTCAAATCCTCACAGAGCCAGATTTTAGATGCTGGAGAACGTTTCGGTCTTGATGCTGTTATAGCACACCTTACCGTCATCCGTAACAAAGCGCTTGTTGAGCTTGCTGAAGAAAATGCACAGCAGTATCGCGATATTCTTGCTTCAATGCAGGAACTTGTTGATGCTGGCGGTGGTAGTATTGCTGACCTAACTTTGACTCAGGGACGTTTGGCTCGTGCTCTTGCAACGCTTGCTACACAGCGTAGTGAGATGGAAATTGCCATTGCGCAGTACAAACGTTTAACAGGTATGGAGCCTGAAGGTCTTGAAGATGTAGAAGTTCCTGAAGCTGCGCCTGTAGATATTGAAACTGCTATCATGCGTATGCAGTCCGAAAACCCGCGTCTAGACACTCGTAAATATGAGGTTGATGTGGCTCAGGGGCTTGTTGATGAACGCAAATCAAACTACTACCCTAAAATTACAGGTGAAGGTTCTTACCGTTACACTGAAGATATGCAGGGTGTAGATGATTATACAACTGATTTTCGTTTAGCTGTAGTTGGCAGATGGAACCTCTTTAACGGTGGCAGCGATCTTGCTGCAACACGTGCTGCAATTGCCCGTAAGGTGGCTGCAAAAGAAGACTATCGTGATACTACTGATGATCTGTATCGACAGGTTGTTGCAACTTGGAGTGAACAGAAGGCTGCGTACGAGCAGGTTGAACAGTACAATAGGGCTGTTGGCTTTAACCTTGAAACCCGTGATGTATATGCACAGCAGTTTACTGTTGGTCAGCGCACCTTGCTGGATGTTCTTGACGCTGAAAACGAATTATTTGTTACTCGTGGACGTCTTGTGACTGCAAAAGTAAACGTACTTATTGCTTCTTATCGTCTGCTCGCCCTTGGTGGCGGTCTTGTTTCTTCATTTGGTTTGGAAGCTACTGATTACGTTTCTATGGCTGAATAA
- a CDS encoding type I secretion system permease/ATPase encodes MTDSNHRQPVPETTAQSKPDTAKKPSFSDAQGAASEQSAPPVSHDNNSAQQKQQSPQGPKTIVDAPLPSDVDYESPLLRSLVHLFSLLGKPLTLEQLKTGLPEHGTQSHTSACLRAALQAGMNAKAVRRNSLAEISTLTLPCIILLKNKGAGVLTSLTETHAKVVFPEMNSTPISVLRDKLEEEYAGYVIFGQIKGRLDKRASELKLLKTKRWFWDTILYFLPIYKHVGLASIIINLLAISSPLFFMNVYDRVVPNNATDTLWVLAMGIGIALLFDFMLRNLRSYFCDVAGKNADIILASRLMQHVMALRLDDKPDSTGTMANNLREFESLREFFSSTTLLAIIDVPFLFFFLTLIHYIGGPLVLIPATAIPIVIIVGLLLQFPFQRAVESGFKEGAQKYALLIEIINGIETVKTSMAEGHMQQMWEKVVGMSAKSSNSAKHLANFSMTFTMFAAQTVSVFLIAYGVYRIADGKLTMGGLIACNILAGRSMAPLSQIAGMLSRMQQSRMALKSLDMIMQLPTEAQEEYTGISYEKLDASITFDSLAFKYPNAERFAIEDIHLKIHKGERVGIIGRMGSGKSTLGKLCVGLYRPTEGAVKLGGVDIRQMDIADLRSRTGYVSQDNYLFYGTVRDNIAIGNPQADENAILRAASIAGVTEFIQSNPAGFGLQVGERGMALSGGQRQSIALARALLTNPDIIILDEPSSNMDNGSEFTFKRKLAHIIPGKTLILITHRFSMLDVVDRLIVMDNGKVVADGPKAAVLDALRKDQIKKAPTRAA; translated from the coding sequence ATGACTGATTCTAATCACAGACAGCCTGTGCCGGAAACGACCGCACAGTCCAAACCGGACACTGCGAAAAAACCATCGTTCAGCGATGCCCAAGGGGCTGCGTCAGAACAATCCGCCCCCCCTGTATCTCACGACAACAACTCTGCACAACAAAAGCAACAGTCTCCTCAAGGCCCTAAAACTATAGTTGATGCACCGTTGCCGTCAGATGTGGATTACGAATCACCGCTTTTACGGTCACTTGTGCACCTCTTTTCTTTGCTCGGAAAACCGCTCACTCTTGAACAACTTAAAACGGGTCTACCAGAGCATGGTACGCAGTCGCACACCTCTGCCTGTCTTCGTGCCGCGTTGCAAGCCGGTATGAATGCCAAAGCGGTGCGTCGTAATTCACTAGCAGAAATATCCACACTGACATTGCCGTGCATTATTCTTTTAAAGAACAAAGGAGCCGGTGTACTCACATCCCTCACGGAGACGCATGCAAAGGTCGTTTTTCCGGAAATGAACAGTACGCCAATTTCTGTACTACGGGACAAGCTTGAAGAAGAGTACGCAGGCTACGTTATCTTTGGTCAAATAAAAGGCCGACTTGATAAGCGTGCCAGTGAACTGAAGCTGTTAAAAACTAAACGCTGGTTCTGGGATACGATTCTCTATTTCTTACCCATTTATAAGCACGTTGGGCTTGCAAGCATCATCATCAACCTTCTTGCCATATCCTCGCCGCTCTTCTTTATGAACGTGTACGACAGGGTGGTCCCTAACAATGCGACCGACACACTATGGGTGCTGGCCATGGGGATCGGCATTGCCCTTCTGTTTGATTTTATGCTCCGCAACCTGCGCAGTTACTTCTGTGATGTTGCAGGAAAAAATGCTGACATCATTCTTGCTTCACGACTTATGCAGCACGTTATGGCGTTGCGTCTTGATGACAAACCGGACTCAACCGGGACGATGGCAAACAACCTGCGTGAATTTGAGTCACTCCGTGAATTTTTCAGCTCTACAACATTACTGGCAATTATTGACGTTCCATTTCTATTCTTCTTCCTCACACTCATTCACTATATTGGCGGCCCATTGGTCCTTATTCCCGCCACAGCTATTCCAATCGTCATTATAGTAGGACTCCTGCTCCAATTCCCGTTTCAACGCGCAGTTGAGTCCGGTTTTAAAGAAGGGGCACAGAAATACGCTCTGCTCATTGAAATAATTAACGGTATTGAAACGGTAAAAACAAGTATGGCTGAAGGGCACATGCAGCAAATGTGGGAGAAAGTCGTCGGCATGAGTGCTAAGTCCAGCAACTCTGCAAAGCACCTTGCGAATTTTTCTATGACCTTCACTATGTTTGCAGCACAAACCGTATCTGTTTTCCTCATTGCCTACGGTGTATACCGTATCGCTGACGGCAAGCTGACTATGGGGGGCCTTATCGCCTGTAACATTCTTGCAGGTCGTTCCATGGCGCCTCTCAGCCAGATTGCAGGCATGCTTTCCCGCATGCAACAATCACGTATGGCCTTAAAATCTCTTGACATGATCATGCAGCTGCCAACAGAAGCACAAGAAGAATACACAGGCATCAGCTACGAAAAACTTGACGCGTCGATTACGTTCGACTCACTTGCCTTTAAATATCCAAACGCAGAACGATTTGCGATTGAAGATATCCATTTAAAAATCCATAAAGGTGAACGAGTAGGCATTATTGGCCGAATGGGGTCGGGTAAAAGCACCTTAGGCAAGCTCTGTGTCGGACTATACCGCCCTACAGAGGGTGCGGTAAAGCTTGGCGGCGTTGATATCCGCCAGATGGATATAGCTGACCTCCGCTCCCGTACCGGGTATGTATCGCAGGATAACTACCTCTTCTATGGTACCGTGCGCGACAATATTGCTATCGGCAACCCACAGGCCGATGAAAATGCTATTCTCCGCGCAGCTTCCATTGCCGGTGTCACAGAGTTTATTCAGTCGAACCCTGCCGGTTTCGGTCTACAGGTTGGCGAACGGGGCATGGCATTATCCGGAGGACAAAGACAGTCCATCGCGTTAGCTCGCGCGCTGCTGACAAACCCTGACATCATTATCTTAGACGAACCAAGCTCCAACATGGACAACGGTTCTGAGTTCACATTCAAACGTAAGCTTGCGCATATCATACCGGGTAAGACACTGATTCTTATCACCCACCGCTTCAGTATGCTTGATGTTGTTGATAGACTTATTGTGATGGATAACGGCAAGGTTGTGGCTGACGGCCCTAAAGCAGCAGTTCTTGATGCATTAAGAAAAGATCAGATTAAAAAAGCACCGACAAGAGCGGCGTAG
- a CDS encoding HlyD family type I secretion periplasmic adaptor subunit codes for MNKAHYRNDDIEFMSEVDAALRQRGHPKAYLLSLFIILFFASFLIWANFAVLDEVTRGTGAVVPSRKIQKLQNLEGGILSELLVTEGQIVEKGQILVRIDNEQAESIVRDAESKALEHEVAIIRLTAEANDTPLVFPENLTTEVPQMVADQIAIYNSRKAQLKTELSVLSSQKFQRDQEIAEMISKRKQLVSSHKIAKQRRDIARPLMEKNVYPKIDYLQLEEHLIQLQGDIEALSLAIPRIRRAAEEAGERTKQRLAEFKNEAHREINQRRVELRSLREAMAAGNDRVTRTDLRAPVRGTVKQIAANTLGGVIRPGDTILEIVPLDDTLLVEARVRPADIAFLHPGQKAMIKITAYDFSIYGGLEGSVEQISADTIEDKRGESFYLVKLRTKTNTIKYRGENLPIIPGMTTSVDILTGKKSVLDYLLKPILKAKQNALRER; via the coding sequence ATGAATAAAGCCCATTACAGAAATGACGACATTGAGTTCATGAGCGAAGTTGATGCCGCTCTGCGCCAGCGTGGTCACCCCAAAGCATATCTTCTGTCTTTATTTATTATTCTTTTTTTTGCATCATTCCTGATTTGGGCAAACTTTGCTGTTCTTGATGAAGTAACCCGCGGTACAGGCGCTGTTGTACCTTCAAGAAAGATTCAAAAATTACAGAATCTTGAAGGTGGTATCTTAAGCGAACTACTTGTAACTGAAGGGCAAATTGTCGAAAAGGGACAGATTCTTGTCCGCATCGACAATGAACAGGCAGAAAGCATAGTTCGCGATGCAGAATCAAAAGCCCTTGAACACGAAGTCGCTATTATCCGCCTCACCGCAGAAGCCAACGATACGCCACTGGTTTTCCCTGAAAATCTTACAACGGAAGTACCACAAATGGTGGCAGACCAAATTGCCATCTACAATTCCCGAAAAGCCCAGCTTAAAACAGAACTCAGTGTGCTTTCTTCGCAAAAATTCCAGCGGGATCAGGAAATTGCGGAAATGATCAGTAAACGCAAACAGCTTGTTTCCAGTCATAAAATTGCAAAACAACGCCGCGACATTGCCCGCCCGCTCATGGAAAAAAATGTGTACCCTAAAATCGATTACCTCCAGCTTGAAGAGCACCTGATCCAGCTGCAGGGCGATATCGAAGCACTGTCACTTGCTATTCCGCGTATTCGCAGGGCTGCCGAAGAAGCTGGAGAACGGACAAAACAGCGCCTTGCTGAATTCAAAAATGAAGCGCACCGTGAAATAAACCAGCGCCGTGTTGAGCTGCGTTCTCTTAGAGAAGCAATGGCAGCCGGCAATGACCGTGTAACACGTACCGACTTGCGTGCACCTGTACGTGGTACAGTTAAACAGATTGCTGCAAATACTCTCGGTGGTGTTATCAGACCCGGTGATACCATTCTGGAAATTGTACCGCTTGATGACACGCTGCTCGTTGAAGCACGAGTACGCCCTGCAGACATTGCTTTTTTGCATCCGGGGCAAAAAGCGATGATTAAAATCACAGCCTACGACTTTTCTATTTACGGTGGTCTGGAAGGCTCTGTAGAGCAAATCAGTGCTGATACAATCGAAGATAAGCGTGGTGAGAGCTTTTATCTTGTAAAACTGCGCACAAAGACCAATACTATTAAATATCGGGGAGAAAACCTGCCTATTATTCCCGGCATGACAACTTCTGTTGATATTCTGACAGGTAAAAAATCTGTTCTCGACTATCTGCTGAAGCCAATATTAAAGGCAAAACAAAACGCCCTGAGAGAACGGTAA
- a CDS encoding transglutaminase-like cysteine peptidase, which translates to MAAYKQEFLSNSLPTSGKNQRQRWKQFKSTIVSMPRMQQLRKINSYFNKWPYRLDIENWGKQEYWATPPEFVKKSGDCEDYAIAKYYALRELGMPADSLRIVAVMDNIRRLGHAVLVVFYDNDAWVLDNQTKLVLPHSKFSHYVPQFSVNETNRWAHIPVKKNQLASKPKK; encoded by the coding sequence ATGGCTGCATATAAACAAGAATTTCTTTCGAACTCGCTGCCTACATCCGGCAAAAACCAGCGGCAACGCTGGAAGCAATTTAAAAGCACTATTGTCTCCATGCCGCGGATGCAGCAGCTGCGCAAGATCAATTCTTACTTTAACAAGTGGCCGTATCGCCTAGATATAGAAAACTGGGGCAAGCAGGAGTATTGGGCAACACCGCCTGAATTTGTCAAAAAGTCAGGTGATTGCGAAGATTACGCCATTGCCAAGTACTATGCGCTTCGAGAATTAGGGATGCCCGCAGACTCTCTGCGCATTGTCGCAGTTATGGATAACATCCGTCGTCTGGGACATGCTGTACTAGTTGTATTCTACGACAATGATGCATGGGTGCTTGATAACCAGACAAAGCTGGTACTTCCGCATTCAAAGTTTTCGCACTATGTACCTCAGTTTTCTGTAAACGAAACTAATCGCTGGGCACACATCCCGGTGAAAAAAAATCAACTGGCTTCCAAGCCGAAAAAATGA
- a CDS encoding HD-GYP domain-containing protein, producing MPTKTNDYELPVTQDKRSRLKWFGIAVLSAIVVISATLCFIHIKNEEAGLNDRLEKQQKLLAAARLESINNWLLAMAEQGDRLINADLFRLFASEVNVLGDNIGSLYAEEGTQGDESSLAQQLPMMRNLLDEFSSYAGFADGRIINRFGQTYIATNANVTALTQEQLDMVNDVLANPKVHFSTVRSSSNGLVFDMFLPIFPPEFEGEYTKPISVLMLSKLASGKITEIISSSPLAEEGNTTHLVQKANGVLQDILPWQPEGIAEVAPSFGKIDADILPFSLRKNLSQTAKGYSYGIKVPNTDWWVIEEIDYDIARAELNSTIRTTLIIEVLTIGAFTLVIFLFWWLLVSQDNKKIAENFRELAMTIKEQKMFLDSINDTIPDYIALKDNEGIYQYVNPAFAKAVGRTVKEMKGLDDTAVFGYATANRLASSDQLVNMSEEPINITETLYLQSQRYVMQISKAPFFTGEGSLNGIVSVFRDITAAVEAEEQRKQAEQQTITALASTIEHIDPYLGGHTRMLESISVELARSMNMSDAEISTIEAAANLSQIGKLFVPREILLKPGALTPEEKAEMEKHALHAKEVLGSIEFGLPVVETVTQMNEKLDGSGYPEKLQHDEIIPPAKLLGLTNTFCALIRPRAYRPALSVENAFEILKEMENFYDQEMIFALERLLNTRFGEDFIEEVKAI from the coding sequence ATGCCTACTAAAACGAATGACTATGAGCTTCCCGTTACGCAGGATAAGCGCTCTCGTCTAAAATGGTTCGGCATCGCTGTGCTTTCCGCTATTGTTGTCATCTCTGCCACCCTATGCTTCATCCACATAAAGAATGAAGAAGCAGGACTGAATGATCGTCTGGAAAAACAGCAAAAACTGTTGGCAGCTGCCCGGCTGGAAAGCATTAACAACTGGCTGCTGGCAATGGCTGAACAAGGCGACAGGCTCATCAATGCTGATCTGTTCCGTCTGTTTGCTTCAGAAGTAAATGTTCTGGGTGATAATATCGGCAGCTTATACGCAGAAGAAGGCACTCAAGGGGACGAGTCTTCCCTTGCGCAGCAACTCCCGATGATGCGTAACCTGCTCGACGAGTTTTCCAGCTATGCCGGTTTTGCTGACGGGCGGATTATCAACCGCTTTGGTCAAACCTATATCGCCACCAATGCCAACGTAACTGCTCTTACGCAGGAACAGCTTGATATGGTGAATGATGTACTGGCAAATCCGAAGGTACATTTCTCAACGGTACGCAGCAGCAGTAACGGGCTTGTTTTTGACATGTTCCTGCCTATTTTCCCGCCGGAATTTGAAGGCGAGTACACAAAGCCTATTTCTGTTCTCATGCTCTCCAAGCTTGCCTCCGGAAAAATTACAGAAATTATCTCCAGTTCACCGTTGGCAGAAGAAGGAAACACGACACATCTTGTTCAAAAAGCAAACGGTGTCTTACAGGATATACTTCCTTGGCAGCCGGAAGGAATAGCGGAAGTCGCTCCTTCATTCGGCAAAATAGACGCAGACATCCTGCCATTTTCATTGCGCAAAAACCTGAGCCAAACCGCCAAGGGATATTCCTACGGCATCAAAGTTCCCAATACAGACTGGTGGGTCATTGAAGAAATTGATTATGACATAGCCCGCGCAGAGTTAAACAGTACAATCCGGACCACGCTCATAATTGAAGTTCTCACTATCGGTGCGTTCACACTAGTCATATTCCTGTTCTGGTGGCTGCTGGTTTCACAAGACAACAAAAAAATTGCAGAGAACTTTCGAGAGCTCGCAATGACAATCAAAGAACAAAAAATGTTCCTTGATTCCATCAATGACACTATTCCGGATTACATTGCTCTAAAAGACAATGAGGGCATATATCAGTATGTAAACCCGGCATTTGCTAAGGCTGTAGGGCGCACTGTTAAAGAAATGAAAGGACTGGATGACACGGCAGTCTTCGGCTATGCGACCGCAAACCGCCTTGCGTCCTCTGATCAACTCGTAAATATGTCTGAAGAACCAATTAATATTACAGAGACACTCTATTTACAGTCCCAACGCTACGTTATGCAGATATCCAAGGCACCATTCTTTACCGGAGAAGGTTCGTTAAATGGCATTGTGTCTGTATTCCGCGATATTACCGCAGCTGTTGAAGCAGAAGAACAGCGAAAACAGGCAGAACAGCAGACCATTACCGCGCTGGCAAGCACCATTGAGCATATTGACCCATATCTCGGCGGGCACACCCGTATGCTCGAATCGATTTCTGTTGAACTTGCCCGCAGCATGAACATGAGCGATGCAGAAATATCCACCATAGAGGCGGCAGCAAACCTGTCCCAGATCGGTAAGCTATTTGTGCCGCGTGAAATTCTGCTGAAACCGGGCGCGCTAACTCCGGAAGAAAAAGCTGAAATGGAAAAACATGCACTGCATGCAAAAGAAGTGCTTGGCAGTATCGAGTTCGGTCTTCCTGTTGTAGAAACAGTTACGCAAATGAACGAAAAGCTAGACGGATCCGGCTATCCGGAAAAACTGCAACATGATGAAATTATCCCTCCGGCCAAACTGCTCGGGCTTACAAACACATTCTGCGCACTCATCAGACCTCGTGCGTACCGCCCTGCACTATCCGTCGAAAACGCATTCGAGATTTTAAAAGAGATGGAGAATTTCTACGACCAAGAAATGATTTTTGCCCTCGAACGTCTGCTCAACACTCGATTTGGTGAAGATTTCATTGAAGAAGTAAAGGCAATATAA
- a CDS encoding class II fumarate hydratase, with protein MTQGIRIESDSMGSIEVPEDCYWGAQTQRSLQHFAIGAERIPLEVIVALAHIKKAAAHANVELGVLAEDIGHLIVEVADEICNGGHDAQFPLHVWQTGSGTQTNMNVNEVIANRANEMAGSLLGSKSPVHPNDHVNRSQSSNDVFPSAMNVAAAIAIEYYLTPAIEGLIRTLEEKAALWTDVPKLGRTHRQDAVPMTVGQELSAFAYQLEADLVRLEQILPQLHMLPLGGTAIGTGLNAPKGFAKRAIGHLAEYIGIPFTQMENTFAGLASSDEIVSASGAVRTLACSLLKIANDIALLSSGPRAGIGEYVLPANEPGSSIMPGKVNPTQCEALAMVCVQVMGLDSSLAFAGSQGVMQLNVYRPLMIYNLLTSIRLITDATRMFTQYAVAGLELNARKIEEYLSSSLMLVTALTPAIGYDKAAAVAKKAFEQDRTLKEVVLEEGLLEEKEFDEAMDSMHMARPYSE; from the coding sequence ATGACGCAGGGGATCCGGATTGAATCTGATTCAATGGGCAGTATTGAGGTGCCTGAAGATTGTTACTGGGGGGCGCAGACACAGCGGTCGTTGCAGCACTTTGCCATAGGTGCGGAACGGATTCCATTGGAGGTCATTGTTGCTCTTGCTCATATTAAAAAGGCAGCAGCACATGCTAACGTAGAGTTAGGTGTGCTTGCAGAAGACATTGGTCACCTGATTGTCGAAGTGGCGGATGAAATTTGTAACGGCGGGCATGATGCTCAATTTCCACTTCATGTGTGGCAGACGGGCAGTGGGACACAGACGAACATGAATGTGAACGAGGTGATTGCTAACCGTGCAAACGAGATGGCCGGCAGCCTTCTCGGAAGCAAGTCGCCGGTACATCCCAATGATCACGTGAACCGCTCGCAGTCTTCCAATGATGTTTTCCCGAGTGCTATGAATGTGGCGGCAGCCATAGCCATAGAATATTATTTAACTCCTGCCATTGAAGGGCTCATCCGGACTCTTGAGGAAAAGGCTGCCTTGTGGACAGATGTTCCCAAGCTAGGCCGGACGCACAGGCAGGATGCTGTCCCTATGACCGTAGGACAGGAACTCTCCGCTTTTGCATATCAACTTGAGGCTGATCTGGTTCGGCTGGAGCAAATCCTGCCGCAGCTGCACATGCTTCCTTTGGGGGGCACTGCCATCGGAACAGGGCTGAATGCACCAAAGGGATTTGCAAAACGCGCCATAGGACACCTTGCTGAATATATAGGAATTCCATTTACCCAAATGGAGAATACTTTTGCAGGGCTGGCATCCAGTGATGAGATTGTTTCCGCATCCGGTGCTGTCCGAACTCTGGCGTGTAGTTTGCTCAAAATAGCAAATGATATTGCCCTGCTTTCTTCCGGTCCTCGTGCGGGAATCGGTGAATATGTTCTTCCGGCCAATGAACCCGGCTCTTCTATTATGCCCGGCAAGGTGAATCCCACTCAGTGCGAAGCGTTGGCGATGGTGTGTGTGCAAGTGATGGGGCTTGATTCATCATTGGCCTTTGCAGGGTCGCAGGGTGTTATGCAGCTTAATGTGTATCGTCCGTTAATGATTTACAACCTGCTTACGTCGATCCGCTTGATCACAGATGCTACCCGTATGTTTACACAGTACGCAGTGGCGGGGCTGGAATTGAATGCTCGGAAAATTGAGGAGTATTTGTCATCGTCTCTTATGCTTGTGACGGCGTTAACTCCGGCTATCGGATACGATAAGGCAGCTGCGGTAGCAAAAAAGGCCTTTGAACAGGATAGAACGCTTAAAGAAGTGGTGCTTGAAGAGGGCTTGCTTGAAGAAAAGGAATTTGATGAGGCTATGGATTCTATGCATATGGCAAGACCGTATTCTGAGTAG
- a CDS encoding winged helix-turn-helix transcriptional regulator, which produces MIMWNGKEYRCPVEVGMDVISGKWKSLILWHLGEGGKRYKELERIVPGVSQKMLTQQLKEMERDGLLIRTVYPEVPPRVEYALTDLGRSGLSILKMLHDWAIDELGCEHPCARGAD; this is translated from the coding sequence ATGATTATGTGGAACGGCAAGGAATATCGATGCCCTGTAGAAGTGGGCATGGATGTGATCAGTGGAAAATGGAAGAGCCTGATACTCTGGCATCTGGGTGAGGGGGGCAAACGATATAAAGAGCTGGAGCGTATTGTTCCGGGGGTAAGTCAGAAGATGCTGACACAGCAGCTTAAGGAGATGGAACGAGACGGGTTACTTATCCGTACAGTGTATCCAGAGGTGCCGCCGCGTGTTGAATATGCTCTTACAGATTTAGGACGGAGTGGACTTTCAATTTTAAAAATGCTGCATGACTGGGCAATTGATGAGTTGGGTTGTGAGCATCCCTGTGCCCGGGGTGCAGATTGA